GATAAgaggttctgtttttgtttactgCTACATCCTTAACACCTAGCACAATGCTTtatgtaggtgctcagtaaaaacTTAGCTGACCAAGTATCAATCTTATTGAGTTGAATTAAATTGGGTTGAACATTGCCATCTGCTGGCCACAGTAAAAAATTGCATTCCATGGTACACTATGGTCCACTGGGATTTttatataatgcaaatattgtaGAGCAAGGATTTGCTATTGGGATTTTTATATCACACAAACACTGTAGTGCAAGGATTTGCTATTTTCACAGGATTTGATGCTGAACAGCCTTGACTAAGATGGTGCCTTCAAAGTACCAAGGCCCTGATCAAGAGCTCATGCTGAACACAACTGTATCAGGACCCACAGGCTCATTCACTTCATTACTGTGGGCAGTGTACACTCCACTAAACCAAGAGCTACTTACACAAGTAACTCACACAAAGCGAGTTGTattacaaaaatatctttcactTTGAAAAAGGGTCCGATGCCTAGCTCCAAGCTCAATTCCCATAAAGAACTCTTAGTGCACTGAAGTGCATTAACTCTTGAAAGGGGCAAAAAACTtggaacttatttttttaaaaacctgcctTCACTTgcaatcaacacacaaaaaaaacatttcagaaacaAAACTGGGGACCAAAGGGGAAATTTTCTGATAcatgaaaatagaaatgaaaattatctaACCTACAGGAATGtattatataaacaaatacacatttaacgattataattttgatttaatttactCATCCCTTTGTCTTGTTGTATTTCCTTCTGAGGGTACACATATATTCCATATACCAGAAGCCTTGTGAAGGAAAAGGTTCCCCTCTCTGGTCTCTTGGTTGTCAAAGTGCTTTGCATGAATCTTGCATGCATGACTTGAGTCTTAATCTAgagaaagacatttttatttatccttggctCTGGGGATGTTGCCTTCCCCTTAAATACCTTTGCCACTGGgtctttctttatttgtaaagatGAAGATGGACTTTTACATTTCCATTCCTAAGACTTTTCCAAGAAGGGACTTGTGAAAAGCTCAAATGAGCCCCAGGTCTGTGAGCCAGCTCAGGTCGACCCCAAAGGAAAGACAATCCAATTCATGAGAGagtgtgggaggcagggagagacaCAGCCGTGTGACCTTAGTGCCCCCTAAGGGTCTCGTCAGGGGGAAAGTAGCTGGTGTTGCATTGGTGTGAAATTACAGTCAGAATACAGGCAGAAGGGTCTGACCCCTGCAGGTGCTACAGACTTCTCTTCATGTTCAGCTCAGCCAAGTCCCTTAAgttctatttaatttaattacacGTGTGGTAAGGGGTTAAGGGAGGACTTATCAGGATACTCAAATAGCACAAAAGctaaataacaaaaaagacaacAGCGACAAAATAATAACACCCAGCACATACGGAGCACTCACTTTGTCCCGAGCATTATTCTAAGAGCTTTGGGCTTATTAACCCATTTAACCTCCACAATAACCCACTGTGATAAGTGTTGTGGTTTCCCCCGTTTCATCATCGAGAAAATCAAGGCAACTCTGAATCTCTCTATGGCAGAGTTCGTTATTACGGACTGATTTGTTACTCTTCCCCAAATTAATCTGTTGAATCCCTAACCACCactgtgactatatttggaattAGGACCCATGAGGAGGTAATTCCGGTTAAATGAGGTTGTAAGGGTGAGGCCTTAATGTGTAACCCCAGAACACGGAGATAAAGTCAAGAGTTAGATGCCCTAGGCAGATCTCAGCATCAATTGTCAAAGAAATACTACAATGTGAAAAAAGTAATAAGGCTTCCATTTTCATCTTGGAGTTTAGAGAACTGGGAAGAGCATTCTGCCACCTTTTCCGCAAGTAAAAGGTGAGACAAACTTCAAATGAATGACTTTTCTTGAACCCATGGGAGAATCAAGTTGGTAAACAATCAACCAACTTGTCTTTCTGAGGAAAACTTGTCTTTATTCTGTAGGAAGAAAAAGGACCCAAGATTTGGGGAAATGCAGAATGGCAAGCATATAAGTTCCTAAGAATATTCAGCTAAAAAGTTctactgatttgcatttctctaataattagtgatgttgagcatcttttcatgtgcctcttggccatctgtatggcttccttggtgaaatgtctgtttaggtcttctgcccattttttaactggattgtttgtttttttgatattgagctccatgagcagtttgtatattttggagattaatcctttgtctgttgtttcatttgcaaatattttctcccattctgagggttgtctttttgtcttgtttatggtttcctttgctgtgcaaaggcttttcagtttaattaagtcccattttggaatattactcagccataaaaagaaacgaaattgagttatctgtagtgaggtggatggacctagagtctgtcatacagagtgaagtaagtcagaaagagaaaaacaaataccgtatgctaacgcacataaatggaatctaaaaaaaaaaaaaaaatggtcctgatgaacctagttgcagggcaggaataaagaggtagacatagagaatggacttgaggacacggggagggggaagggtaagctggggcgaagttagagagtggcatggacatatatacactaccaaatgtaaaatagttggctggtgggaagcagctgcatagcacagggagatcagctcggtgctttgcgatgatctagaagggtaggatagggaggatgggagggaggctcaagagggaggggatatggagacgtgtgtatgcatatggctgatttgctttgttgtacaacaaagacactaacacggtattgtgaaacagttatactccaataaagatctattttaaaaaaaaaggtctaatGAATCAATACAGGCCAAGTGTGGTCAGCATGAAGACCCTGCAGGTCCCATTAAAGGAGGATTTGATCAGCTTACTTTTTCTCAACAATCCTTGAGATCCTTTCCCATCTTGGTATTGGCTGGGAGAGCAGAAAAGCAGCCACTGCCAAACCACTGACCTCTCTCCCCTATGGAACAAAAGCCTTAATCTGCATGGGGAAGAGCAACAAAATTGTCACATTAGGGCACTGGTGGAAACCCTCTGTAGCTGAGTAAGACAAGAGattaataaaacaagaaagaaagggatagaggaagaaaggacagaaagaagggagggaggaggaacttTCTCCCCCTGAGAGAGAAGCAGGAATATGCACAGAGCATGCAGAATAgtagtgaaactactctgtatgaatCCATAACGGTGGATACAGATCctgatacatttgtccaaacccacagaatatataacaccaagagtgaaccctaaagtaAACGATGGACTCTGGGGGATAACTACCAGTCAGTGTAGGTTCACTGACTATAACAAACATACCATTGTGGTGCAGGATGCTGATAACCAGGGaggctgtgtttgtgtgtgtggatacagaggatatatgggaactctctgtacttcatgctcaatttttctgtgaacctgaaACTGTTCTAAATAATAAAGtctactaaaaagaaaacaaccaaaaaaaacctcTGTCCCTGAAAGGAACTGGAATATGTGATGCCAGGCCCAGCACTACAGCTGAAAGAGGGATGGGAGCACTTGTGAAGGCTACACCCCCAAGACTCAGGTTCGCAGTGCCCGTCTAAGACAGAGCCTGGCTGAGACACAGTTATCAGAGAAtgctcccctcccctgccagccACCAACGTGCCAACATGGGTCAAGTACAAAAAACAGTGGAATACACCTAGAACTGTAAGAGAAAGACTGTCTCTGAGGACAGTGCAGAGGGAAGACCCAAAGCAAAGACAGGAGCAGATGTAATGAAAAATGCTCCAGCAAACCAGCCCACACCTTAAACGTAAGGTAGCACTAGAGCAGTGTTTCTTACCTTCGGCGCTACGGGCATCAGGTACTGGATAATTCTGTTGTGGAGGGTGGGGTGCTGCCCTGTGAGTTGTAGGATATTCAGCAGTATCTCTAGTCTCtattcactagatgccagtagcacacccCAAATTCAAAGACGTCCCAGGCAGCGCCAAATGTCCCCAGGAGGCAAAGTCACCCTAGTTGAGAAACACTGCACTAGAGAAAGGTCAAGCCTATGGTGTATGGAGGGCAACCGCAGCAACAACAAACTACAATCTCAGACCACTCTCGACCAGATTAACACACACCCTCACGCTGAAGGACTAGCAGgaggaaaagtgtgtgtgtatatgtgtaataGTATAATTTCACTATTACTGCCCTATACCACATGccaagctttcaacaaaatattacaggAACGTGAAAAGCAAGAAAAACCAGTCTGAGTTCTACTTCCAGAATGACAGCCAGGGCAGTTCCACGGATCCACTCCCCAGTGAAACTAGTGTAACTCGAGAAATCTATTTAAAACATCTGACCACTTAAATTCTAAGAAAATTTTCCTAAAAGCAAAGAGCAAATGATGAAACATTTGttcaaaaaaatctacataaaTTTTGACAAGAATAGCAAGAGTCCTTGACATTTTAGCCATGGCCCACTCCCTCCTTATCtcacaaaatttacaaaaaatagtAATTCACAATAGACtacaggcctaaatgtaagagctaaaaccatataACTCTTAGTAGAAAACACGGGTATAAATATTCATGACCATtaattaggcaatgatttcttatatATCAcagcaaaagcacaagcaatacaAAAATTAGATAAACTGGACATTATCAAAATAACCTTTTGTTCATTAATGGACACTATCAAGTAAGTGAAAAACTaaccctcagactgggagaaatgtttgcaaagtatatatctgataaaggactcgtatctagaatatataaagaactcttacaactaaataataaaaagacaaacaaccagTTTAGAAATGGGCAAAGtgtctgaacagacatttcttcaaagaagatatgcaaatgacccataagcacatgaaaaggtgctcaatattactgcccatcagggaaatgtaaatccaCAATCATTAGAtaataagtgttgatgaggatgtggagaaattagaacactcataTATTGCCAGTAGGAATAGAAAATGGTGCAGGCACTTTAGAAAACAGCTTGACAGTTCCTCCATGTTTAAACGGAAAGTTACCAAATGACCTAGAAGCTCCAcagtgagagaaatgaaaacatacatctacacaaagacttgtacacaaatgttcatagcagcattattcataatatccaaaaattggaaacaacccaaatgtccatcaactaaagaagaaataaataatatgtggCGTAACCATACAATGAATGTTATTTAGCGTCCATGCTACCATATGGATGAACTATGAAGTCATtatactaagagaaaaaaaagtcacaaaggaACACATATAATTCCATGCATTCTGAAATACCCAGAATAAGCAAATacagagtcagaaagtacattaatgggcttccctggtggtgaagtggttgagaatctgcctgccaatgcaggggacacgggttcgagccctggtctgggaagatcccacataccgcggagcagctaagcccgtgagccacaactactgagcctgtgcgtctggagcctgtgctccgcaacaagagaggccgcgacagtgagaggcacgcgcaccgcgatgaagagtggcccccgctctcagcaactagagaaagccctcgcacagaaacgaagacccaacacagccaaaaataaataaataaataaataaatttattaaaaaaaaaaaaaaaaaaaaaagaaagtacattaGTGGTTACCTAAGCTTTGGAGGGCTGGGGGTTTGGAGGGTTATGCTTAAGATGTGCAggttttctttttggagtgattaaaatattcaaaaattgatttttgtgatggttgcacaattctgtaaatattttaaaagttattgaatTACACATGTTAAATAGGTTGATTgtgtagtatgtgaattatatctcagtaacgttgtttttaaaaaaagaaagaaaaaacacagtctgaagagacaaagcaatcatCATAACCAAACCCagatatgacacagatgttgaaattatcacacaatgaaattaaaataattatcataAATATGTTAAAGATTATGTTGGAAAAGGTAGACAATATTTAAGACCAGATAGGCATCTTCAGCAGAGAGATGTAAACTGTAAGaaaaaatcaaatgcaaattCTAGATATCAAAACACAATAACAGAGACGGTGATTGTCTTTGACAATTTCATCAGCAGACTAAACACAGCCAAgggaagaatcagtgaacttgaagacagatcaatagaaattacccCAGctgaaatatgaaaagaaaaaaagagtgaaaaaaaaaaaaaacagaacacatcATTCAAGGTCTAATGGGTAATAGCATTAGGTCATGCTACTGCATCACTGGAGTCCCAGAAGTGCAAGACAGAAAATGGGgcagagaaatatttgaagaaatatggcTGAAAATGTTCCTAAATTAGAAACACAGCAAATAACAGATCAAAGAAACTCAGAGAGTATAAAGCAGGATTAAtaccaaaatagaaaaaacacacaagtaggcctatcatattcaaactgctgaatatcaaagaaaaagataaaatcttagaggcagccagaggaaaaaaaatcaaattacctACAGAAGAATACAGCAGATGTATCATCAGATAATATACAAGGATGAAAACAATAGAGTGAAATCTTTTAAGGACTGAATGAAGAAAAAACCCACATCGCACTCCAGAGTTCCATACCctttaaaagtaaaggaaaaaacaagCCTAGTCATACAATAAAAACAGGGGGAATTCATTGCCAGCACATAagataagaaatgttaaaggaagttcttcaggaagGAGGAATGTGATACAGATCAGAAACTTGGTTCTAAACAAAGGAAGTAAAATTGCTCTTCTTCTAGTTTCCTACAGTGGAATCCTGgattactgattttagatcttttttctaacatatgcgttcaatgctataaatttccaagTGCCACATTTGTTGCATCTGCCAACTTTGATAAGTggtattttcactttcatttagttgaaaatattttttttaatttatcttgagAGTGTATCTTTGACTATGTGTTATTTAGAACTGTGCTGTTAATCTCCAGATATTTCTGAGTGTTTCAGCTACTTTCTGTTATCTACTTTAACTCCATTGGGACCTAGTTCTAGTACAtttttttgtggattccttagTGTCTTCTACATAGATGACCATGTGGTTTGTGAATAAGGacaattttatatctttctatCAAATACAGATGTCTTTTATATCTTGTGCTTGCCTACTGCATTCAGCTGGGAAACTGATGAAACTCACTGGGAAGCCACCAGAGGGGGGTGCCTATGGAAATGGCCAGGAGGTTACTTGCTGGGGCACCTGGGAGGTTCCCCTGGAAGCCAGCTGGGATGCCCACTGAACTTGCTGCCTGTATGGATGCCACTGAACCTTGCTGGGGGCTAAGGAACACTAAGTGTCTCACATTCTCACGGCTGCCACACAAAGCACGTTAGTCTGGAAGAGAAGCTCCTTCCCCATGCAGTGTCCCTCAGCACGGCCTATTGACAGAGTTTAACATCATGCCACCTAGCAAAGGAGAGAGATATGTTTGCAGGGTCCAGCTCCAGGATCACACAGCAGGGCAATAATGCGTGTATTTGGAGCTAAtagcaaaaaactgaaaactggCACAGTCCGTTCTTTGGTACTGAGCTTCCAAATGCATCCTTCTGTCcacatttcaattttcataaaacaactatttttccatctaacaaaagaaaaaaagtctcaaCAGTCGTTGCACCCATTCTGGCTCTATACATTACTCCTCAATTAATTCAGTCAGTCTTACTACATTTTCTGTTACCTAAAGACTAACTTGTAAAGTTAGGCTCCAACTGCTTGTATGTAAAATTACACTTGGAAGAAGACAGAAGAAGATTAGCATACGCGAACACCCACATGtataacagagagaaaatatgcAAAGCTTCTACTGGGCCTGGGCCCAAGGTCATAGCTGATATCTACGGCTTCCTTCTTTTgctacctatttctttttttttttttttttttttttgccaaggtTCTTTATCTAAAGGAGAAAACTTTTCTAGAGATTTCAGAAACAGTAGTAATGTTAATGACCTAATTCAAATTGACAACAGCATGacaattaacatataaaatttcATATGTATAAATGAAGCTTGAAACTAAGTGTCCTTGAATCAACTTATTGCTGGAAACAGCTCTTATAGGAATAACAAGAGACACTGATTCcaaaactgagattttttttctttgatttttctttttttttttttttcctacctattTCTTCCTTCACTTGCCCTCAGCCTAAACATAAGCTGGTCAGGGGCCTTCACCTCATGCAAGGATGCAACTCTTCCTTCACGAGTTCAGGAACGGATTCTTCCTGAGTTCTATCTCCTTTTGTTTCTatgtttctggaattttccacatAAACTCCTTCCTCCCGCCACTGTACATCACCCCATTTCTCCTCGCTAACCAGGCTCCATCACTCCAGCCAGGAGAGGTACCCCTTTTGCCTCCTGACGGGCTGGTGGCCTGTGGAGGCCCAAACGCCCACGTGAGGGTCTCCTCTCCTCTCAGGAGAACCTTTGTTACGCCCCTGGTGGAAGCCCTGCCCTCCTGCGACGGAAAACCTCAAAACCAGGCGGCTCCAACTGGCCAAAAGGGCAGCGAATGTTCCAAATGTGAGTTCCCGTCGCGGCCCCAGAGAAAGCGCTCGCGGCGTTTGTAGAATCCTCACAGCCGCAAGAAGCGGGTCCACACTACGTCCTCCTGTGTTTCAAGGGGGCAAACCGAAACCGCGAGGGGCCAAAGGAACTTTCTCCAGGTCAGCCACAGCCAACTAGGGCCCAGCGAAGCCGACGCTACCACCTAGGCCCACCCCTACCTCTCCTCAGATGAAGCTCATCATCTTAATTACCTCCAGCCCTCCAATAGCATGGGCGGCGGGCTCTTTATCCCCAGGATACGCAGAGCTTCATCAACACCGTCACAAAACCAGCGCGTCGTGCACACACGTCCACTCCCCGGGCGGGACGCGAACCAGCGGTGACCCGTGCAGACTCTCCCGCCGCGCCTGCTTAGGAAGCACAGCCCAATGAGAGCCGCCCGCGGTGTTCGGCTCTGCGCAGGCGCAGCCGCTCGCTTCCGCCGGGGGGCGGGGCCAGCGCCGCGGGCCTGTCACGTGAGCGCAGCCCCCCGCGCGTGAGCGCCTATGGAACGCGGGGGCCGAGGCGGCATGGTTCCGGACCGGGGTCTGGCCTCGGCGACACCGAGGCCGCGGCAGGAGCCCAGGACAGGGGCCCAGGCGGGAGCTCCCGGCCCTGGTGCCTGCCGTCGGAGCCCGCCGCTTCCTGCTTTGTCTCTACCTGCTGGGATTCCTGGTGAGCGTGTGCGGGGCTGGGCGCGAAGTGCCGGCTGCGTCCGCGACCTGGAACCCGATCAAGGGTGCTTTTCCTTGCAGCGGTCTGCCTGGTGATGCCTCCCTACCTCTCAGTCCCGCTTTTGCCCCGTAACCGCCTTACCTCTGCACATGACCGCAAATGAGGCTTGCCCCTCGCGCCTGCACTGGGTCCAGTTCGCGCCCCCCAATCGCAGCCGCGCTGTTTAAGACGCTCCAGCACCAGCTTCAGTTGTGACTCGGTGACCGAGTCGCGCTCGAGGGTGACCCTGGGTGTTAGATCCTGTGCCAAGTGCATCACCTGCAGCCTGGACAGCAGGGGCGCACGGGGCAAGCTCGGGGAAGCCCAGCTGTGCAGTAGCTGCGGGAGCGGTAGGAACACACAGGCCCTTTTACCAGGCCGGGTGGGGAAGTTCTGTTGATCACCTCTCTTGGGCAGAATGAGGTACATTTTCCTTAGCGTTCCTGGTAGACTGGAAtgcttaaaaatgcaaatcactgTGAATTATACACATCTGCCTTTCGACAAACTGTTTATATATTGCACAAGGCAGGTTCGGTTTTGTTACGACTTGTGTGCGCGTCCTGGTTTAATAAGGACAATTATTAATTTCCCATGTAGAATGgaaagattagaaaactgagtgtATGGTAGGGTAAGCCATCCAGCCAGCCAGCTGGCCCTCCATTTATTCATGGAATTTCTGAAAACCTGTTAGGGGTAGGGGTTATGGAGCTCCAGGCACTGTAATACACGTTCCCAACCGGGAAGACCTTGCAGTATTACTAACTAAGCTTGTGTTGGTAGTTCCTGTGCCATTATATGCGGGAACCCTACATCTGCCTCTTCACCCCTCTTTTCCCAATTCTAGGCCTGGTTCAGTTGCCCTGGTTGTGAGCTAATCCGGGTTAGGGCAGCCGTGGGACAAGGACCCAGGAGGATTTCCTCTTGGCTGGGCCTGGGACTTTATCTTGAAGGCAAAAGGAGCTGGTCAGGTTGTGTCAATGGGAGAAGGCTGCCTTCTGAGGCCTTGAAGATGGTCCCCAAGGGCACTGGGTCCTGGCAAAGAGGAATTACTGTTTTCTGCCCAGATGCAGGTGAAGATCACAACTCCCCAGGCTGATGCCTGACTCGAGTTAGGATGCTGAGCTGTGCTTAGCTAGGAGAGGAGCGGGGGGACAgcctccttccccatcctcaGTGCAAGGTGTTCAACAGTCTGTCAAGTTTAATGTTGAGTTAGTAACTGTTAAGACAACGATGGAAGCATATTCATCAAATCCCTTAGACACAGAACCATGAGAGACCCACCCAGGGAGGGCAACGTTTGCACCAGGATCTGTGTCTCCAGTTACCATGGCGACCCCACCCCAGGCTCAGTGCTTGGGTTCAGAGCCTGGCTCTCCTTCTGATCCCATTTCTTTAATCTTAGTTCAGTCTCAGGATGTGGTGCCTCTTCAGCCTTCCAATCCAGTCACCCAGAATCCAGAACCGTCCACTCTGGGTGTTTCTTCAAATTTGGAAAGGGAGTTCTGTGTCATCCATGCTCTGGTAGGGGATGGGGACCACCCTAACTCAGATGGTACTGGAATCTGGCTCTGCCAGATGAAAAGGATTTGGACCCTTACCTGGAAAGTCCAGACCAGGGTTCAGAGAGTTTTGGAGACCAACATGACGAGAATGCAAAAtagtttgagattttaaaaataaattcgcAGATCATTCACTATGGCCTTCCGATACAGATTTGAATATTCCAAGCTTCTCGTATGTTGGCTACATGCTGTGCACATGGCACAGTCTAATCTAGCAAGCCTGATGGAaagttttcataattttaataattaaaaagaatcatTACGTCTCTAATATCTTAAGGAGAAAATGTAAGATTTCCCAGAGTTAAAAGAGAATAGggaattttttaatggaaaacgttgtaaacaattaaaatatatgcCACTTTGGGTATCCTTGAAGAATCTAAAGGCTCTTTGTTAGCTAACATCTAAGGAATATTATACATAATttagttgttatttttaatatacctAGGGATGTAAAGACCCCTAAGACTTTTGGGAAGATGGTTTCCAATTGGGAGAGGAAAGGAATAAGAttaaagcatttgtcaaaatgttttgtttttagctctTATCTGTGTTTCCAGGTTTTAATTTGTTCAGGAAGGAAGACTAAGATGAccctctaggtactttttgattagCATCCTAAGATGATGCTAAGAGCTATGATTGTGGTCCTTTCTTTCCTCCAGATACTCAGAAAGATTTAGATTCCATTTAATCAGCATTAGTCAGgtgataattcttttaaaaaaaaaaaataatccaggcttccctggtggcgcagtggctgagaatctgcctgccaatgcaggggacacgggttcgagccctggtctgggaggatcccacatgccgcggagcagctgggcgcgtgagccacaactactgagcctgagcgtctggagactgtgctccgcaacaagagaggccgcgacagtgagaggcccgtgcactgcgatgaagagtggcccccgctcgccgcaactagagaaagccctcgcacagaaacgaagacccaacacagccaaaaataaataaataaatttatttataaaaaataatccaCTAATCAAGAAATATTTGGGTTCCTACCCTGAAAAGGGTCCTGAAACTTCAGAATGTATTCATCAGATATCACCGAGAGAGGTAGATGTTCCCCAGAAAGGTTTTAAGTGGTCCCCTCTCACCTGATTTCCTTATAAATGGTTATAAGCACATGACCAGTTGCCAGATTGGAAGTGCACTCAAAAGAGGGTGGTTCTGAAGAAGCTATGGCTTCAGAAGAAGGGAGAAGTTGCCTTTTATAGTCATGGAGAAGTCAATTTTAAAACAGAACTTCCTGAGAGGGAAGAGCTAGCAGCCGGCTAGAGAAAGATAATATTTTTCAGGCTCACTAAGTGTTTAAGTCTATCATGAGTTGCTGTTTTCATATTTACCTCCTATAGATTTCAGCCTGACTACTTACAgcttcctctccccttctcatTTAGAATAATCATTTGAAATAAATGACAAGTGGTACTGggaatttttttggaaaaaaaaaatcttgttggaCAATTgagtttccttttctgaaaaatcCAGAAAACTCAATAGCTAGCTGATGTATTTTGAGTCTTATAAATCATATAAAGCATGAGCAGGCTGATGGGGCAAAGCTGATAGTAAAGCTCAGAAGAAATTGGCTCAGAACCAGAGGAAATTTTAAGTAATCTTAAAATTGAAGTAATGAGCCATGGTTCTGGTATTATAAATGTGTCAGCTATTTAAGGTCACTGGATATTAAGTCTATGGCCATCTAAAGCTGTAACCATGGAAAAGGGCCCCTAAGAAGCGTATTTGAAAGTTCGTGTTTCTGTTAGGTTAATGTACAGCCACCAAGAGAAGGAAGCAAAGGATTAATTgtggaagaa
This genomic stretch from Balaenoptera acutorostrata chromosome 12, mBalAcu1.1, whole genome shotgun sequence harbors:
- the MFSD9 gene encoding major facilitator superfamily domain-containing protein 9 codes for the protein MRVFGANSKKLKTGTVRSLPPARERLWNAGAEAAWFRTGVWPRRHRGRGRSPGQGPRRELPALVPAVGARRFLLCLYLLGFLDLFGVSMVVPLLSLHVKSLGASPTVAGIVGSSYGVLQFFSGTLVLTSEKT